In Flavobacterium sp. CBA20B-1, one DNA window encodes the following:
- the secG gene encoding preprotein translocase subunit SecG, translating into MNMFTIFLVLITIVALLLIIVIMIQNPKGGGLDSSLGGSTSVGGVQNTNKFLDKSTWTLAVALVVLILVSSLSFNSGYSNDSQILDPNAVATPPAALPNAGAAQNQAAPAPNTASDQAPANNPSQPAN; encoded by the coding sequence ATAAATATGTTTACGATTTTTTTAGTGTTAATCACCATAGTTGCCTTACTTTTAATCATTGTTATCATGATTCAAAACCCTAAAGGAGGCGGTTTAGATTCATCATTAGGTGGTTCCACATCGGTTGGTGGCGTTCAAAACACCAACAAATTTTTAGACAAAAGTACATGGACATTGGCAGTTGCTTTAGTGGTTTTAATTTTAGTATCAAGTTTAAGCTTTAACTCTGGTTATTCAAACGATTCTCAAATTTTAGATCCAAATGCAGTTGCAACACCACCGGCAGCGTTGCCAAATGCTGGAGCAGCTCAAAACCAAGCAGCTCCTGCACCCAACACAGCAAGCGATCAAGCGCCTGCAAACAATCCATCACAACCTGCAAACTAA
- a CDS encoding 3'-5' exonuclease, translating to MKTFAALDFETANQHRSSVCSIGLVFVENGIIVDKYYELIKPVPNFYSYWNTQVHGLVFSDTEHAQQFSDLWIDISKRIKNMPLVAHNSMFDEGCLKEVLQAYQLPIHQNKFLCTYRAAKKMFPNLPNHKLPTVSKYLGFHLESHHNALADAEACAHIAMRVF from the coding sequence TTAGATTTTGAAACCGCCAATCAGCACCGCAGCAGTGTGTGCAGCATTGGTTTGGTGTTTGTAGAAAACGGAATAATCGTAGATAAATATTACGAGCTCATAAAACCCGTGCCTAATTTTTACAGCTATTGGAACACACAAGTGCACGGATTGGTTTTTAGCGATACCGAACACGCCCAACAATTTTCTGATTTATGGATTGATATTTCCAAACGAATAAAAAACATGCCTTTGGTAGCACACAACAGTATGTTTGATGAAGGTTGTTTAAAAGAAGTTTTGCAGGCTTATCAGTTGCCCATACATCAGAATAAGTTTCTTTGTACTTACAGAGCGGCAAAAAAAATGTTTCCAAATTTACCCAACCATAAACTACCCACAGTTTCAAAATATTTAGGTTTTCATTTGGAAAGCCACCACAATGCATTAGCCGATGCTGAAGCTTGTGCGCATATTGCGATGCGGGTGTTTTGA
- the miaB gene encoding tRNA (N6-isopentenyl adenosine(37)-C2)-methylthiotransferase MiaB, with amino-acid sequence MEKVIEEQKQGTSLVLDPQKNNTKKLFIESYGCQMNFSDSEIVASILANEGYNTTQNLEEADLVLVNTCSIRDKAEQTVRKRLEKYNAVKSINPSMKVGVLGCMAERLKSKFLEEEKIVDMVVGPDAYKDIPNLLKEVEEGRDAINVILSKDETYGDIAPVRLNSNGVTAFVSITRGCDNMCTFCVVPFTRGRERSREPQSIMEEIKDLYERGFKEITLLGQNVDSYLWYGGGLKKDYDKATEMQKATAVDFAQLLDMCATAYPKMRFRFSTSNPQDMHEDVIHVMAKHHNICKYIHLPVQSGSTRILREMNRQHTREEYMDLIDRIYKIIPEISLSQDMITGFPTETEEDHQDTLSLMEYVKYDFGYMFAYSERPGTMAARKMEDDVPEAVKKRRLQEIVDLQQRIAMERTKRFVGETVEVLIEKTSKRSDAHWSGRNSQNTTVVFPKGNYKVGDFVLVKVSDCTSATLIGEAVGYSEMQ; translated from the coding sequence ATGGAAAAGGTTATTGAAGAACAAAAACAAGGAACAAGCTTGGTTTTAGATCCGCAAAAAAATAATACCAAAAAGTTATTTATAGAAAGTTATGGTTGCCAGATGAATTTTTCTGACAGCGAAATTGTAGCATCGATTTTAGCCAACGAAGGATATAACACCACACAAAATTTAGAAGAAGCCGATTTGGTTTTGGTAAATACCTGCTCAATCCGCGACAAGGCAGAGCAAACAGTGCGCAAGCGTTTAGAGAAATACAATGCCGTAAAATCGATCAATCCGTCTATGAAAGTAGGCGTTTTGGGCTGTATGGCAGAACGTTTAAAAAGCAAGTTTTTAGAGGAAGAAAAAATTGTGGATATGGTGGTTGGTCCTGATGCTTACAAAGACATTCCTAATCTTTTGAAGGAAGTTGAAGAAGGACGCGACGCTATTAACGTGATTCTTTCTAAAGACGAAACCTATGGCGATATTGCACCTGTGCGTTTAAACAGCAATGGAGTTACTGCTTTTGTTTCTATTACGCGTGGTTGCGACAATATGTGTACGTTTTGCGTGGTTCCTTTTACCCGTGGACGTGAACGCAGTCGCGAACCGCAAAGTATCATGGAAGAAATTAAAGACCTATACGAACGTGGTTTTAAAGAAATCACCTTGTTGGGGCAAAACGTGGATTCCTACTTATGGTATGGTGGTGGTTTAAAAAAGGATTACGACAAAGCAACCGAGATGCAAAAAGCAACGGCGGTAGATTTCGCACAATTGCTAGACATGTGTGCAACGGCTTATCCTAAAATGCGTTTCCGTTTTTCCACGTCGAATCCGCAAGACATGCACGAAGATGTGATTCACGTAATGGCAAAGCATCACAATATTTGTAAATACATTCATTTGCCAGTACAATCGGGATCTACCCGCATTTTGCGTGAAATGAACCGCCAACATACGCGTGAAGAATACATGGATTTGATTGACAGAATCTATAAAATTATTCCGGAAATTTCGTTATCGCAAGATATGATTACAGGTTTTCCAACCGAAACCGAAGAGGATCATCAGGATACTTTATCATTAATGGAATATGTAAAATACGATTTTGGATACATGTTTGCATATTCTGAACGCCCGGGAACAATGGCTGCCAGAAAAATGGAAGACGATGTGCCAGAAGCGGTTAAAAAACGCCGATTACAAGAAATTGTAGATTTACAACAGCGCATTGCAATGGAACGTACCAAGCGTTTTGTAGGCGAAACGGTGGAAGTTTTAATTGAAAAAACATCCAAACGTTCCGATGCACATTGGTCTGGAAGAAATTCACAAAACACAACAGTTGTTTTCCCAAAAGGGAATTATAAAGTAGGCGATTTTGTATTGGTAAAAGTATCAGACTGTACATCGGCAACTTTAATTGGCGAAGCAGTAGGTTATTCGGAAATGCAGTAA
- the lptE gene encoding LPS assembly lipoprotein LptE, with product MKTPHTLYKFTAFLFCLILSSCGAYNFTGTGKIDAETFQVNYFLNNAELIEPGIERTFTIRLQDLLVNQTSLNMTNTNADLVYEGEITQFRVSPMTATADQTAAQNRLYIAINVRFTNRKNPEDDFEKTFSHFYDYPANNQLIGPQLTTALEEIYERITQDVFNASLAKW from the coding sequence ATGAAAACACCACATACATTATATAAATTTACAGCCTTTCTTTTCTGTTTGATTTTATCGAGCTGCGGTGCGTATAATTTTACAGGTACCGGAAAAATCGATGCAGAAACGTTTCAAGTGAATTATTTTTTGAACAATGCCGAACTGATTGAACCAGGAATTGAGCGCACATTTACCATTAGATTGCAAGATTTGTTGGTAAACCAAACCAGTTTAAACATGACCAACACCAATGCCGATTTGGTTTATGAAGGCGAAATAACCCAATTCCGTGTGTCGCCAATGACGGCTACTGCCGACCAAACAGCTGCGCAAAACCGTTTGTACATTGCTATAAATGTGCGTTTTACGAACAGAAAAAATCCGGAAGATGATTTTGAAAAAACCTTCTCGCACTTTTATGATTATCCGGCTAACAATCAATTAATTGGCCCTCAGTTAACCACTGCTTTAGAAGAAATATACGAACGCATTACGCAAGATGTTTTTAACGCCTCGCTGGCAAAATGGTAA
- a CDS encoding PDDEXK-like family protein, whose protein sequence is MDIKQIENLLEKTQIIKNKYDDLAEYTGENFNVFNILRLDEKELMHSAFIANLLNAKGNHGQKDVFLKLFINEIKSLFSESVSKETILAEFNTSQSFSIEEEHIGRVDYELGVGGRIDIVVKSGRHQILIENKIRAGDQSAQLFRYYNHYKENPIIYLTPFGYEPSKDSKGILENTKDFICISYQNHIINWIEQCIKEMANKPIIRETLNQYLHLVKQITNQTTNDKMEKELTELILSNERNYNAYNTLLQNLNDVIKSLINDSANIFIEEVIKVVAINNKLKFEVTSDLYTGNQYSGITLKSDVLKDLYIDIEFQDTYLNSMLVACAILGDKKTEIHKDLGEKFSEEFHNSVQDKHEKFISYLWKKSSDMNLLSNVNLKELKFNKEIIPQLIEALDSIIKRMMKVIEAEYK, encoded by the coding sequence ATGGATATAAAACAAATAGAAAATCTATTAGAAAAAACACAAATTATAAAAAATAAGTATGATGATTTGGCTGAATACACAGGCGAAAACTTCAATGTGTTTAATATTTTAAGGTTAGATGAAAAAGAGTTGATGCATTCTGCTTTTATTGCTAATCTGTTAAACGCAAAAGGGAATCATGGACAGAAAGATGTTTTTTTAAAACTTTTTATTAATGAGATTAAGAGTTTGTTTTCAGAAAGTGTAAGTAAAGAAACCATTTTGGCAGAATTTAATACATCGCAAAGTTTTTCTATAGAAGAAGAACATATTGGAAGAGTTGATTATGAATTAGGTGTAGGCGGTAGGATTGATATTGTTGTAAAAAGTGGTCGGCATCAAATTTTAATAGAAAATAAAATTAGAGCAGGAGATCAAAGTGCTCAATTATTTAGGTACTATAACCATTATAAGGAAAATCCTATAATTTATTTAACGCCTTTTGGATATGAACCTTCAAAAGATTCAAAAGGAATTTTAGAAAATACTAAAGATTTTATTTGTATTTCTTATCAAAACCATATTATAAATTGGATAGAACAATGTATCAAAGAAATGGCAAATAAACCAATAATTAGAGAAACTTTAAATCAATACTTACATTTAGTTAAGCAAATTACAAACCAAACAACAAACGATAAAATGGAAAAGGAACTTACAGAATTAATACTAAGTAACGAAAGAAACTATAATGCTTATAATACGCTTTTGCAAAATCTAAATGATGTAATTAAGAGTTTGATTAATGATTCAGCAAATATCTTTATTGAAGAAGTAATAAAAGTCGTAGCTATTAATAATAAATTAAAGTTTGAAGTAACTTCAGATTTATATACAGGTAATCAGTATTCAGGTATTACTCTTAAAAGTGATGTACTTAAAGATTTGTACATTGATATTGAATTCCAAGATACGTATCTAAATTCAATGTTAGTAGCATGTGCTATTTTAGGAGATAAAAAAACTGAAATCCATAAAGATTTAGGTGAGAAATTTTCAGAAGAATTTCATAATTCAGTTCAAGACAAACATGAAAAATTTATTTCATATTTGTGGAAAAAATCTTCCGACATGAATCTATTGTCAAATGTAAATCTCAAGGAATTAAAATTTAACAAGGAAATCATCCCACAATTAATTGAAGCACTTGATAGTATTATCAAGAGAATGATGAAAGTTATAGAAGCAGAATATAAATAG
- a CDS encoding four helix bundle protein, giving the protein MATINRFEDLEIWQEARRLAKIIHKLSIETNLKTDFKFKEQIKSSSGSVMDNIAEGFERDGNLEFRQFLSIAKGSAGETRSQLYRVFDCEYINEKDFEQLRNDYERLSGKIKNFITYLNNQDFRGNKFK; this is encoded by the coding sequence ATGGCGACAATAAATAGATTTGAGGATTTAGAAATATGGCAAGAAGCCAGAAGATTAGCCAAAATTATTCATAAATTATCTATCGAAACAAATCTAAAAACAGACTTTAAATTTAAAGAACAAATTAAATCTTCATCTGGATCCGTCATGGATAATATTGCAGAAGGATTTGAACGAGATGGCAATCTAGAATTCAGACAATTTCTTTCTATTGCAAAAGGTTCAGCAGGAGAAACAAGATCTCAACTGTATAGAGTTTTTGACTGTGAATATATTAATGAGAAAGATTTTGAACAATTAAGGAACGACTATGAGAGGTTAAGTGGAAAAATTAAAAATTTCATTACTTACCTAAACAATCAAGATTTTAGAGGTAACAAGTTTAAGTAA
- a CDS encoding sigma-54 interaction domain-containing protein codes for MENVQSIKQRFEIIGNDIKLNRALEKAIQVAPTDISVLVTGESGVGKESIPKIIHALSHRKHGKYIAVNCGAIPEGTIDSELFGHEKGAFTGAVGSREGYFEVANGGTIFLDEVGELPLTTQVRLLRVLENGEFIKVGSSKVQKTDVRIVAATNVKMFEAIDKGKFREDLYYRLSTVEINLPPLRERGDDIHLLFRKFSSDFAHKYKMPPIKLTPDAAEYLIHYRWSGNIRQLRNIAEQISVIETNREIDLKTIQSYLPQRNAQLPSLIETKKAEGDFSNEREILYKVLFDMKADLTDLKKLTLELMNNSNSAQVQESNKSLIQRIYGQADEGLSKPNNRSIPLAEHASSTKNNNPSEIMDEEDDHDYLIAETVDDEETLKLEEKEIQLIKKALERNSGKRKAAADELGISERTLYRKIKQYDL; via the coding sequence ATGGAAAACGTTCAAAGCATTAAACAGCGTTTCGAAATTATTGGTAACGATATAAAACTGAACAGAGCACTAGAAAAAGCCATTCAAGTGGCTCCGACTGATATTTCTGTTTTGGTTACTGGTGAAAGCGGTGTGGGTAAAGAAAGTATTCCAAAAATTATACACGCACTATCGCATCGCAAACACGGAAAATATATTGCTGTGAACTGCGGTGCTATACCTGAAGGCACAATCGATTCAGAGCTTTTTGGGCACGAAAAAGGTGCGTTCACAGGTGCTGTGGGCAGTCGTGAAGGTTATTTTGAAGTGGCAAATGGCGGTACTATTTTTTTAGATGAAGTGGGCGAATTGCCTTTAACCACACAAGTTCGCTTGCTTCGTGTGTTAGAAAACGGCGAATTTATCAAAGTGGGTTCTTCAAAAGTTCAAAAAACCGATGTGCGTATTGTGGCAGCCACCAACGTTAAAATGTTTGAAGCGATTGATAAAGGCAAATTTCGCGAAGATTTGTATTACCGTTTAAGCACCGTAGAAATCAATTTACCGCCTTTGCGTGAACGGGGCGACGACATTCATTTGTTGTTCAGAAAGTTTTCATCGGATTTTGCGCATAAATACAAAATGCCGCCGATTAAACTTACACCCGATGCCGCCGAATACCTTATTCATTACCGTTGGAGTGGTAATATTCGCCAATTGCGCAATATTGCCGAACAAATTTCGGTGATTGAAACCAACCGCGAAATCGATTTAAAAACCATTCAATCTTATCTGCCTCAGCGAAATGCACAATTACCATCGCTTATCGAAACCAAAAAAGCAGAAGGAGATTTTAGCAACGAACGCGAGATTTTGTATAAAGTGTTGTTTGATATGAAAGCTGATTTAACCGATTTAAAAAAACTAACGTTGGAATTAATGAACAATTCCAATTCGGCACAAGTTCAAGAATCGAACAAATCTTTAATACAACGCATTTATGGTCAGGCCGATGAAGGGCTATCAAAACCAAACAATCGTTCTATTCCGTTAGCCGAACACGCATCATCGACCAAAAACAATAATCCATCTGAAATAATGGATGAAGAAGATGACCATGATTATTTAATTGCTGAAACGGTTGATGATGAAGAAACATTGAAATTAGAAGAAAAAGAAATTCAACTCATAAAAAAAGCTTTGGAACGCAACAGTGGAAAACGCAAAGCCGCAGCCGATGAATTGGGAATTTCGGAAAGAACATTGTACCGAAAAATCAAACAATATGACTTGTAG
- a CDS encoding metallophosphatase domain-containing protein: MIIDYNQKRLAVFADTHGKHRKLPLIKTDIAIHLGDACTLGNNSQFSDFLDWFSQYPAKYKLFVAGNHELQWMYEPDEFLKMFPPNIIFLENRNILLEGINFASVAARMNLSKYPRIKLSKKVDFLLTHAPPTGILDNGFGCAVLKKFVTKIKPAYHLFGHVHETGGTYLKRDETIFMNVSVFNQ; encoded by the coding sequence ATGATTATTGATTATAACCAAAAGCGGTTGGCTGTTTTTGCTGATACGCACGGTAAACATAGAAAACTACCGCTTATAAAAACCGATATTGCTATTCATTTAGGCGATGCTTGTACATTAGGAAACAATTCACAATTCTCTGATTTTTTAGATTGGTTCAGTCAATATCCTGCAAAGTATAAATTGTTTGTAGCAGGAAATCATGAGCTGCAATGGATGTATGAACCAGATGAGTTTTTAAAAATGTTTCCACCAAATATTATCTTTTTAGAAAATAGAAATATATTATTAGAAGGAATAAATTTTGCGTCTGTTGCAGCAAGAATGAATTTATCAAAGTATCCAAGAATAAAGCTTTCTAAAAAAGTAGATTTTTTGCTGACCCACGCGCCTCCAACTGGAATTTTAGATAATGGTTTTGGTTGTGCTGTTTTAAAAAAGTTTGTAACTAAAATAAAACCAGCCTATCATCTTTTTGGTCATGTTCACGAAACAGGTGGAACATATTTAAAAAGAGATGAAACAATATTCATGAATGTTTCTGTATTTAATCAATAA
- the groL gene encoding chaperonin GroEL (60 kDa chaperone family; promotes refolding of misfolded polypeptides especially under stressful conditions; forms two stacked rings of heptamers to form a barrel-shaped 14mer; ends can be capped by GroES; misfolded proteins enter the barrel where they are refolded when GroES binds): MAKDIKFDIEARDGLKRGVDALANAVKVTLGPKGRNVIISKSFGAPHVTKDGVSVAKEVELEDTLENMGAQMVKEVASKTNDLAGDGTTTATVLAQAIVKEGLKNVAAGANPMDLKRGIDKAVEAIVADLAKQTQEVGSTTDKIKQVASISANNDEVIGELIAEAFGKVGKEGVITVEEAKGTDTYVDVVEGMQFDRGYLSPYFVTNPEKMETEFENPYILLYDKKISSLKELLPVLEPVAQSGKALLIIAEDVDGEALSTLVVNKLRGALKIAAVKAPGFGDRRKAMLEDIAILTGGTVIAEESGYTLENATLEMLGTAERVSIDKDNTTIVNGAGDSEMIKNRVNQIKAQMETTTSDYDREKLQERLAKLAGGVAVLYVGAASEVEMKEKKDRVDDALHATRAAVEEGIVAGGGVALLRAKSALSSVDALNADEKTGIQIVSRAVESPLRTIVENAGLEGSVIVAKVGEGTGNFGYNAKTDEYVDMLVAGIIDPKKVTRVALENAASVAGMILTTECALVDIKEEGGSQMPMGGGMPGMM; this comes from the coding sequence ATGGCAAAAGATATAAAATTTGATATTGAAGCACGCGATGGTTTAAAACGCGGTGTTGACGCATTGGCAAATGCAGTAAAAGTAACCTTAGGACCAAAAGGACGTAACGTAATTATTTCTAAATCGTTTGGAGCGCCTCACGTAACAAAAGACGGAGTTTCTGTAGCGAAAGAAGTAGAGCTTGAAGACACCCTAGAAAATATGGGAGCACAAATGGTGAAAGAAGTAGCAAGCAAAACCAACGATTTGGCTGGTGACGGAACTACAACGGCGACTGTTTTGGCTCAAGCAATTGTTAAAGAAGGATTGAAAAACGTTGCTGCCGGTGCAAACCCAATGGATTTAAAACGCGGAATTGACAAAGCTGTTGAAGCGATTGTTGCCGATTTAGCAAAACAAACGCAAGAAGTGGGTTCTACTACCGATAAAATCAAGCAAGTAGCATCGATTTCTGCTAATAATGATGAAGTGATTGGTGAATTAATCGCTGAAGCTTTTGGTAAAGTGGGCAAAGAAGGAGTTATTACTGTTGAAGAAGCGAAAGGAACGGATACTTATGTTGATGTTGTGGAAGGAATGCAGTTTGACAGAGGATATCTTTCGCCTTATTTCGTTACCAATCCAGAAAAAATGGAAACAGAATTCGAGAATCCATATATCTTATTGTACGATAAAAAAATATCTTCTTTAAAAGAATTATTACCGGTTTTAGAGCCAGTTGCGCAATCAGGAAAAGCGTTGTTAATCATTGCAGAAGATGTTGATGGTGAAGCGTTATCAACTTTGGTGGTGAACAAATTACGCGGTGCATTAAAAATTGCTGCTGTAAAAGCGCCAGGTTTTGGTGACCGCAGAAAAGCCATGTTAGAAGACATTGCGATTTTAACAGGCGGAACCGTAATTGCAGAAGAAAGCGGTTACACCTTAGAAAACGCTACGTTGGAAATGTTAGGAACAGCAGAGCGCGTTTCGATTGATAAAGACAACACAACCATTGTAAACGGTGCAGGAGATTCTGAAATGATCAAAAACCGTGTGAACCAGATTAAAGCACAAATGGAAACGACAACTTCCGATTACGATCGTGAAAAGTTACAAGAACGTTTAGCGAAATTAGCGGGTGGTGTTGCAGTACTATACGTTGGTGCAGCATCTGAAGTAGAAATGAAAGAGAAAAAAGACCGTGTAGACGATGCTTTACACGCAACACGTGCAGCAGTTGAAGAAGGAATTGTTGCCGGTGGTGGTGTAGCATTGCTAAGAGCAAAATCGGCATTATCAAGTGTTGATGCTTTAAATGCGGATGAAAAAACAGGTATCCAGATTGTTTCTCGTGCAGTTGAATCGCCTTTAAGAACCATTGTTGAAAATGCAGGTTTAGAAGGATCTGTAATTGTAGCAAAAGTGGGTGAAGGCACCGGAAACTTTGGTTACAATGCCAAAACCGATGAATATGTAGATATGTTGGTGGCGGGAATTATCGACCCTAAAAAAGTAACCCGTGTGGCTTTAGAAAACGCTGCATCGGTTGCGGGTATGATTTTAACTACAGAATGCGCCTTAGTAGATATTAAAGAAGAAGGTGGAAGCCAAATGCCAATGGGCGGCGGCATGCCGGGAATGATGTAA
- a CDS encoding co-chaperone GroES encodes MALNMKPLADRVIIEPAAAETQTASGIIIPDTAKEKPQKGTVVAVGNGKKDEPLTVQVGDTVLYGKYAGTELKFEGTDYLIMREDDILAII; translated from the coding sequence ATGGCATTAAACATGAAACCGTTAGCAGACCGCGTGATTATTGAACCGGCTGCAGCTGAGACTCAAACTGCATCAGGAATCATTATTCCCGACACTGCAAAAGAGAAACCACAAAAAGGAACTGTTGTTGCTGTGGGTAATGGCAAAAAAGATGAACCATTAACCGTACAAGTTGGTGATACTGTTTTATATGGAAAATATGCAGGCACCGAACTAAAATTTGAAGGTACGGATTATCTGATTATGCGTGAAGATGATATTTTAGCGATTATTTAA
- a CDS encoding cyclic-phosphate processing receiver domain-containing protein, producing MKKLYLDDLRPIPEGFIGVRSYTEFVDYITQNGLPDFISFDHDLGLEESGFDCAKWLVNYCLDNRKKMPDFIVHSQNPVGKQNIKSLLNNFRKKHNDY from the coding sequence ATGAAAAAACTCTACTTAGACGATTTGCGTCCTATTCCCGAAGGATTTATCGGTGTGCGTTCTTATACTGAATTTGTAGATTATATTACCCAAAACGGGTTACCTGATTTTATTTCGTTTGATCACGATTTGGGTTTAGAAGAAAGTGGTTTTGATTGTGCTAAATGGTTGGTGAATTATTGTTTAGACAACAGAAAAAAAATGCCTGATTTTATAGTTCATAGTCAAAATCCAGTTGGTAAACAAAATATTAAAAGTTTACTAAATAACTTCAGAAAAAAACACAATGATTATTGA
- a CDS encoding tetratricopeptide repeat protein codes for MNAQQYAQWLNNPYELTEQQTASLQQIVSEYPYLQSARALYLKTLHQQRSFLYNSELKKTAAYTTDRDVLFDYIISEEFIAYKPLQIEDLNVVDENYIEFKKPEPTLDENIEKRVLNTLVYIENQDKETGLIQKIDQISKSKIEAKLDKKEPALPQPDPITEEVHQLEENLEVGTPLDFSENDKFSFTEWLKLTTSQPIERENDVVSEKDQTENSEKQLPKEEKNTEETLPIKQKKMDLIDRFIEANPKITPSKTAVAPAINLDRHEEEEPYYMTETLARIYLEQKKYQKAIQAYEILILKYPEKSSLFANRISDIKKLQEFNNI; via the coding sequence ATGAATGCACAACAATACGCACAATGGTTAAACAATCCGTACGAATTAACAGAACAGCAAACTGCTTCGTTGCAACAAATCGTTAGTGAATACCCGTATTTGCAATCGGCAAGGGCTTTGTATTTAAAAACCTTGCACCAACAACGCAGTTTTTTATACAACAGCGAATTAAAAAAAACAGCTGCTTATACCACTGATCGCGACGTGTTGTTTGATTATATTATTTCGGAAGAATTTATTGCGTACAAACCCTTACAGATTGAAGATTTGAATGTGGTTGATGAAAATTATATCGAATTCAAAAAGCCCGAACCCACATTAGATGAAAATATTGAAAAAAGGGTATTGAATACCTTGGTTTATATAGAAAATCAAGACAAAGAAACGGGATTGATTCAAAAAATCGATCAAATTTCAAAATCGAAAATCGAAGCCAAACTTGATAAAAAGGAACCAGCCCTGCCCCAACCCGACCCAATCACCGAAGAGGTGCATCAATTGGAAGAAAATTTGGAAGTGGGCACACCTTTAGATTTCTCTGAAAACGATAAATTTTCGTTTACTGAATGGCTGAAATTAACAACATCGCAACCCATTGAACGCGAAAATGACGTTGTTTCTGAAAAAGATCAAACGGAAAACAGTGAAAAACAACTACCAAAAGAAGAAAAAAATACGGAAGAAACGCTTCCCATTAAACAAAAAAAGATGGATTTAATTGATCGTTTTATAGAAGCAAATCCAAAAATAACACCAAGTAAAACGGCAGTTGCACCAGCCATAAACCTTGATCGGCACGAAGAAGAAGAACCCTATTACATGACCGAGACGTTAGCACGAATTTACTTGGAACAAAAAAAATATCAAAAAGCAATACAAGCTTATGAAATTTTAATTTTGAAATATCCAGAAAAAAGTAGTTTATTTGCAAATCGAATTTCCGATATAAAAAAATTACAAGAGTTTAATAATATATAA